Proteins co-encoded in one Ralstonia sp. RRA genomic window:
- the hutI gene encoding imidazolonepropionase, whose translation MADTQWDALWTNVHLATLAADADGYGEIRDGAIAVKDGRIAWLGARADLPANACATREHDGGGAWLTPGLIDCHTHLVYAGNRSNEFEARLNGVPYEEIARAGGGILSTVRATRAASVDALAEASLPRLNALRAEGVTTVEIKSGYGLDLETERRMLRVARRFGQSLPVRVRTTFLGAHAVPPEFAGRADDYIDYLCADVLPALAAEGLVDAVDAFCETIGFSPAQTARMFDAAQRLGLPVKLHAEQLSDQGGAALVARYGGLSADHLECLTEAGIAAMAQAGTVAVLLPGAFYCLRETRLPPMDALRAAGVPMAVSTDSNPGTSPLTSLLLAMNMACTLFRLTPLEALTGATRHAAAALGLSGTCGVLAPGCVADFALWRIDRPADLAYAMGLNPCVGVVKDGVAVA comes from the coding sequence ATGGCTGACACGCAGTGGGATGCACTCTGGACCAACGTCCACCTCGCCACGCTGGCGGCCGATGCTGATGGCTACGGCGAGATCCGCGACGGCGCCATCGCCGTCAAGGACGGCCGCATCGCTTGGCTGGGCGCACGCGCGGATCTGCCCGCCAACGCCTGCGCCACGCGTGAGCACGACGGCGGCGGTGCGTGGCTCACGCCCGGCCTGATCGACTGCCACACGCACCTCGTCTACGCCGGCAACCGCAGCAATGAATTCGAGGCGCGTCTGAACGGTGTGCCGTACGAAGAGATCGCGCGGGCGGGCGGCGGCATCCTCTCCACCGTGCGCGCCACGCGTGCGGCAAGCGTTGACGCGCTCGCCGAGGCCAGCCTGCCGCGCCTGAACGCGCTGCGCGCCGAGGGGGTGACCACCGTCGAGATCAAATCCGGCTATGGTCTCGATCTCGAAACTGAACGCCGCATGCTGCGCGTCGCACGTCGCTTTGGCCAGTCGCTGCCGGTACGCGTGCGTACAACGTTCCTGGGCGCACACGCCGTGCCGCCCGAGTTTGCAGGCCGGGCGGATGACTACATCGACTACCTCTGCGCTGACGTGCTGCCCGCGCTCGCCGCTGAGGGCCTCGTCGATGCCGTTGACGCGTTCTGCGAAACCATCGGCTTTTCGCCCGCACAGACCGCACGCATGTTCGACGCGGCGCAGCGCCTGGGCCTGCCCGTCAAGCTGCATGCCGAACAGCTTTCTGACCAGGGCGGCGCGGCACTGGTCGCGCGCTACGGTGGTCTGTCTGCCGACCATCTCGAATGCCTGACTGAAGCCGGCATCGCCGCCATGGCGCAAGCGGGTACCGTGGCTGTGTTGTTGCCTGGTGCGTTCTATTGCCTGCGCGAGACGCGCCTCCCGCCGATGGACGCCCTGCGCGCCGCTGGTGTACCGATGGCTGTGTCGACCGACAGCAACCCGGGCACCTCGCCGCTCACATCGCTGCTGCTGGCAATGAACATGGCGTGCACGCTGTTCCGCCTGACGCCGCTCGAAGCGCTGACCGGCGCCACGCGGCATGCGGCCGCTGCGCTCGGCCTGTCCGGCACCTGCGGCGTGCTCGCCCCGGGCTGCGTGGCCGACTTCGCGCTCTGGCGCATCGACCGGCCCGCCGACCTGGCGTATGCGATGGGCCTCAACCCCTGCGTGGGCGTAGTCAAGGACGGCGTGGCCGTGGCATAA
- a CDS encoding phospholipase A — MLAACAAPPADAAVALLQPARRVDASQPFTLTLVISGDAAQRSYTVPAKLRVTATADLQGPVEVMLNRHNEGAETLHLRPGQVRTITYSGTLPEVLRGAVRIDVPELDAAPVLVTLVRGADAPQIAAEGAPVGAARNAAADATRPGGALGTNPSATTAGANAAPPATVAVAGAGEAPRPPEETARLTFHEPMFAALGAHEGLNMKFQLSFKFRIFQPENPASTALLDNLYFGYTQFSLWDLGKESAPFRDTNYRPSLFYYRPDTGIQGGALSRLSFAGGIEHESNGRDGDASRAINTVFVRPTFHFGDLTDYHWKFEPKLYAYLTCAGNTDIANYRGFGDFRVSYGAPNGWELAATLRKGTHKGYGSVDAQLTYPMSRIFSGTAGYLFVQYFTGYGESLLDYNHKLGSQLRIGYSLSR; from the coding sequence GTGCTTGCCGCCTGCGCCGCACCCCCAGCCGATGCCGCCGTCGCCCTGCTCCAGCCCGCGCGCCGCGTCGACGCCAGCCAGCCGTTCACGCTCACGCTCGTCATCTCCGGCGATGCGGCCCAGCGCAGCTATACCGTGCCCGCCAAGTTGCGCGTGACGGCCACCGCCGATCTGCAGGGCCCTGTTGAAGTGATGCTTAACCGACACAACGAAGGCGCGGAGACGTTGCACTTGCGCCCGGGTCAGGTTCGCACCATCACCTACAGCGGCACATTGCCCGAGGTGCTGCGCGGCGCCGTGCGCATCGACGTGCCTGAGCTGGACGCCGCGCCCGTGCTGGTCACGCTGGTGCGTGGCGCTGACGCCCCGCAAATTGCCGCTGAAGGGGCCCCCGTCGGCGCCGCCCGCAACGCCGCAGCAGACGCCACCCGCCCAGGCGGCGCATTGGGCACCAACCCGAGCGCAACGACTGCCGGCGCCAACGCCGCGCCACCCGCCACGGTGGCGGTGGCCGGCGCAGGTGAGGCGCCCCGCCCCCCGGAGGAAACCGCCCGCCTGACCTTCCACGAGCCCATGTTCGCAGCCCTGGGGGCGCACGAAGGCCTGAACATGAAGTTCCAGTTGAGCTTCAAATTCCGGATATTCCAGCCGGAGAACCCGGCATCGACGGCACTACTGGACAACCTGTACTTCGGCTACACGCAGTTTTCGTTGTGGGATCTGGGCAAGGAATCGGCGCCATTCCGGGATACGAACTATCGGCCGAGCCTCTTCTACTACCGGCCAGATACTGGCATTCAGGGTGGCGCTCTCTCGCGCCTCTCGTTCGCTGGCGGCATCGAACATGAATCGAACGGCCGCGACGGCGACGCCTCACGCGCTATCAATACTGTATTCGTGCGCCCGACCTTCCACTTTGGCGATCTGACCGACTACCACTGGAAGTTCGAGCCCAAGCTGTACGCCTACCTCACGTGCGCCGGCAATACCGATATCGCGAACTACCGCGGTTTTGGAGATTTCCGCGTGTCGTACGGTGCGCCCAATGGCTGGGAATTGGCTGCCACGCTACGCAAGGGCACGCACAAGGGCTACGGCAGCGTGGATGCGCAGCTCACCTATCCGATGAGCCGCATCTTCAGTGGTACCGCCGGTTACCTGTTCGTCCAGTACTTCACCGGCTACGGCGAGAGCCTGCTCGACTACAACCACAAGCTGGGCTCGCAGTTGCGTATCGGTTACAGCCTCTCGCGTTAA
- the grpE gene encoding nucleotide exchange factor GrpE has product MKHTSETPSTPDSQAAQPTQSAAAGQAANAYSSQAQRASADAQAVAGDEAAVAEAVADADVTELRRQLEAAEEKARQNYENWARATAEGENIRRRAQDDVAKAHKFAIESFAEYLLPVMDSLQAALADTSGDVAKQREGVELTLRQLYAAFEKGRVTELNPVGEKFDPHRHQAISMVPADQEPNTVVAVLQRGYTLADRVLRPALVTVAAPK; this is encoded by the coding sequence ATGAAACACACTTCGGAAACCCCCTCGACCCCGGACTCGCAAGCTGCTCAGCCGACGCAATCTGCTGCCGCAGGCCAAGCTGCCAATGCTTATTCGAGCCAGGCCCAGCGCGCCAGCGCCGATGCGCAGGCCGTTGCCGGTGACGAAGCTGCCGTGGCGGAAGCCGTGGCCGATGCGGACGTCACCGAACTGCGCCGCCAACTGGAAGCCGCCGAGGAGAAGGCTCGCCAGAATTACGAAAACTGGGCACGCGCCACGGCTGAAGGCGAAAACATCCGCCGCCGCGCACAGGATGACGTGGCCAAGGCCCACAAGTTCGCCATCGAGAGCTTTGCTGAATACCTGCTGCCCGTGATGGACAGCCTGCAAGCCGCACTGGCCGACACGTCGGGTGACGTCGCCAAGCAGCGTGAGGGCGTTGAGCTCACGCTCAGGCAGCTCTACGCCGCTTTCGAGAAAGGCCGCGTGACCGAGCTGAATCCGGTGGGCGAGAAATTCGATCCGCATCGCCACCAAGCGATTTCGATGGTGCCTGCTGACCAGGAGCCGAATACCGTGGTGGCCGTGCTCCAGCGCGGCTACACGCTGGCCGACCGCGTGCTGCGTCCTGCCCTGGTGACGGTGGCTGCGCCCAAGTAA
- the hutH gene encoding histidine ammonia-lyase — protein sequence MNTMTTPSIITLQPGAMSFDDLRRVWLAPTPVALSGDCAAAIEASAATVQAIVAKGDPAYGINTGFGLLAKTQIPTHELERLQRNLILSHAVGTGEDVSDRVARLVLLMKAASLARGYSGVRRVVIDTLLALLNAGIVPCIPSKGSVGASGDLAPLAHMTLALLGEGDVRVNGVRTPARQALAAAGIEPIALAAKEGLALINGTQVSTALALNGLFLAERLLKAATVTGALSVDAAKGSDAPFDPRVHAVRGQGGQIATAAVYRNLLAGSAIRKSHLVGDKRVQDPYSLRCQPQVMGACFDLIRQAGATLLTEANAVTDNPLVYADTNEVISGGNFHAEPVAFAADMLAMAIAEIGALSERRIALLIDSTLSGLPPFLVEQPGLNSGFMIAHVTAAALASENKTFAHPASVDSLPTSANQEDHVSMATFAGRRLQDMAENTATIVGIEALAAAQGIDFHKPLATSDTLQHAHGCIRARVAYYGEDRLFAPDINAARRLVLEGELADSCRAQLADLSLA from the coding sequence ATGAACACCATGACCACGCCCTCCATCATCACGCTGCAACCCGGCGCGATGTCCTTTGACGACCTGCGCCGCGTCTGGCTCGCGCCCACGCCCGTCGCACTGTCGGGTGACTGCGCCGCCGCCATTGAGGCATCGGCTGCCACCGTGCAAGCCATCGTCGCCAAGGGCGATCCGGCTTACGGTATCAATACCGGGTTCGGCCTGCTAGCCAAGACGCAGATCCCCACGCACGAGCTGGAGCGTCTGCAACGTAACCTGATCCTGTCGCACGCCGTGGGCACCGGCGAAGACGTGAGCGACCGCGTTGCGCGCCTCGTGCTGCTGATGAAGGCAGCGAGCCTCGCACGCGGTTACTCGGGCGTGCGCCGTGTCGTGATCGACACGCTGTTGGCGCTGCTGAACGCGGGCATCGTGCCGTGCATTCCGTCCAAGGGTTCGGTGGGCGCCTCGGGCGATCTGGCACCGCTGGCGCACATGACGCTGGCCCTGCTGGGCGAAGGCGATGTGCGCGTGAACGGCGTGCGTACCCCGGCACGTCAAGCACTCGCCGCTGCCGGCATCGAGCCGATCGCACTGGCCGCCAAGGAAGGCCTGGCACTGATCAACGGCACGCAAGTGTCGACCGCGCTGGCACTGAACGGCCTGTTCCTGGCCGAGCGCCTGCTGAAGGCCGCCACCGTGACCGGTGCACTGTCGGTGGACGCCGCCAAGGGCAGCGATGCGCCGTTCGACCCGCGCGTGCATGCCGTGCGCGGCCAGGGTGGCCAAATCGCCACCGCCGCCGTGTATCGCAACCTGCTGGCCGGCAGCGCCATCCGCAAGTCGCACCTCGTGGGCGACAAGCGTGTGCAAGACCCGTACAGCCTGCGCTGCCAGCCGCAAGTCATGGGCGCGTGCTTCGACCTGATCCGTCAGGCCGGCGCCACGCTGCTCACCGAAGCCAACGCCGTGACGGATAACCCGCTGGTCTACGCCGACACCAACGAAGTCATTTCGGGCGGCAACTTCCACGCCGAACCGGTGGCGTTTGCCGCCGACATGCTGGCGATGGCGATTGCCGAAATCGGTGCGCTGTCGGAGCGCCGTATCGCACTGCTGATCGATTCCACGCTGTCGGGCCTGCCGCCGTTCCTGGTGGAGCAACCGGGCTTGAACTCGGGCTTCATGATTGCGCACGTGACGGCAGCCGCGCTTGCGTCGGAAAACAAGACGTTCGCCCACCCGGCCAGCGTCGACAGCCTGCCGACTTCCGCCAACCAGGAAGACCACGTCAGCATGGCGACCTTCGCGGGCCGCCGCTTGCAAGACATGGCCGAGAACACTGCCACCATCGTCGGCATTGAAGCGCTGGCCGCAGCACAGGGCATTGATTTCCACAAGCCGCTGGCCACGTCCGACACGCTGCAACACGCGCATGGCTGCATCCGCGCACGCGTGGCGTACTACGGTGAAGACCGCCTGTTCGCGCCGGACATCAATGCGGCTCGCCGCCTGGTGCTCGAAGGCGAGCTGGCGGATTCCTGCCGTGCTCAACTGGCAGATCTTTCGCTGGCCTGA
- the hutU gene encoding urocanate hydratase, protein MNAPTNAAHLTNDPRYDASREIRAPRGTELHCKSWLTEAAYRMLQNNLDPDVAENPKHLVVYGGIGRAARDWACFDKILETLRELNNDESLLVQSGKPVGVFKTHPDAPRVLIANSNLVPKWANWEHFNELDRKGLFMYGQMTAGSWIYIGSQGIVQGTYETFAEAGRQHYDGKLAGKWILTAGLGGMGGAQPLAATLAGAVSLNIECQQSSIDFRLRTRYLDKQAKDIDDAFNLIRHHCERGEAVSIGLLGNAAEILPELVKRARAGGLKPDLVTDQTSAHDLVNGYLPAGWTVEQWRAAQRDPSQHARLTDEAAKSCAVHVQAMLDFQAMGIPTVDYGNNIRQVAFDQGVKNAFDFPGFVPAYIRPLFCEGKGPFRWVALSGDPEDIYKTDAKIKELFPHNTHVHRWLDMARDRIAFQGLPARICWLGLGERHLAGLAFNEMVKNGELKAPIVIGRDHLDTGSVASPNRETESMRDGTDAVSDWPLLNALLNTAGGATWVSLHHGGGVGMGYSQHSGVVIVADGTDAAAKRLGRVLVNDCGSGVMRHADAGYESAIACAKRNGLNLPMIG, encoded by the coding sequence ATGAATGCCCCGACCAACGCTGCCCACCTGACCAACGACCCGCGCTACGACGCATCGCGCGAGATCCGTGCCCCGCGCGGCACCGAGCTGCACTGCAAGAGCTGGCTGACCGAAGCCGCCTACCGCATGCTGCAAAACAACCTCGACCCGGACGTAGCCGAGAACCCCAAGCACCTCGTTGTGTACGGCGGCATTGGCCGTGCCGCGCGTGATTGGGCCTGCTTCGACAAGATTCTCGAAACGCTGCGCGAGTTGAACAACGACGAATCGCTGCTGGTGCAATCCGGCAAGCCGGTTGGCGTATTCAAGACGCACCCGGATGCCCCGCGCGTGCTGATCGCCAATTCGAACCTGGTGCCCAAGTGGGCAAACTGGGAGCATTTCAACGAACTGGACCGCAAGGGCCTGTTCATGTACGGCCAGATGACTGCCGGCAGCTGGATCTACATCGGCAGCCAGGGCATCGTCCAAGGCACCTACGAAACCTTCGCCGAAGCCGGCCGCCAACATTACGACGGCAAGCTGGCCGGCAAGTGGATCCTGACCGCCGGCCTGGGCGGCATGGGCGGCGCGCAGCCGCTGGCCGCCACGCTGGCCGGCGCCGTGTCGCTGAACATCGAGTGCCAGCAATCGAGCATCGACTTCCGCCTGCGTACGCGTTACCTCGACAAGCAAGCCAAGGACATCGACGACGCCTTCAACCTGATCCGCCACCATTGCGAGCGCGGCGAAGCCGTGTCGATCGGCCTGCTGGGCAATGCTGCGGAAATCTTGCCGGAGCTGGTCAAGCGTGCCCGCGCCGGCGGCCTGAAGCCGGATCTGGTGACCGACCAGACCTCGGCACATGATCTGGTCAACGGCTACCTGCCGGCTGGCTGGACGGTCGAGCAATGGCGTGCTGCGCAACGCGATCCGTCGCAGCACGCCCGCCTGACCGACGAGGCCGCCAAGTCGTGCGCCGTGCACGTGCAAGCCATGCTCGACTTCCAGGCCATGGGCATCCCGACCGTCGACTACGGCAACAACATCCGCCAGGTCGCGTTCGACCAGGGCGTGAAGAATGCCTTCGACTTCCCAGGCTTCGTGCCCGCCTACATTCGTCCGCTGTTCTGCGAGGGCAAGGGCCCGTTCCGCTGGGTGGCGCTGTCGGGCGATCCGGAAGACATCTACAAGACCGACGCCAAGATCAAGGAACTCTTCCCGCACAACACGCACGTGCATCGCTGGCTCGACATGGCGCGTGACCGTATCGCCTTCCAGGGTCTGCCCGCACGTATCTGCTGGCTGGGTCTGGGCGAGCGTCACCTGGCTGGCCTGGCCTTCAACGAGATGGTCAAGAACGGCGAGCTGAAGGCCCCGATCGTGATCGGCCGCGATCACCTCGACACCGGCTCCGTCGCCAGCCCGAACCGCGAAACCGAATCCATGCGCGACGGCACCGACGCCGTGTCGGATTGGCCGCTGCTCAACGCGCTGCTCAACACGGCCGGCGGCGCGACCTGGGTGTCGCTGCACCACGGTGGCGGCGTCGGCATGGGCTACTCGCAGCACTCGGGCGTGGTGATCGTGGCTGACGGCACCGACGCCGCTGCCAAGCGCCTCGGCCGTGTGCTGGTCAACGACTGCGGCTCGGGCGTGATGCGTCACGCGGATGCCGGCTACGAGAGCGCCATCGCCTGCGCCAAGCGCAACGGTTTGAACCTGCCGATGATCGGCTAA
- a CDS encoding RNA-binding S4 domain-containing protein: MKVSTDAADRVRIDKWLWAARFFKTRSQATDAVERGRVQINDQPVRPAKDVKIGDRVRVHAHEQQWELEVLALAEIRGPASVAQTLYAETDTSRLKREENADRRRLYQEPAVQIAGRPTKRDRRRIDKLGD; this comes from the coding sequence GTGAAAGTGAGCACCGACGCGGCAGACCGCGTCCGCATCGACAAGTGGTTATGGGCGGCGCGCTTCTTCAAGACGCGCTCGCAGGCGACCGACGCCGTGGAGCGCGGCCGTGTGCAGATCAACGACCAGCCGGTCCGCCCGGCCAAGGACGTGAAGATTGGTGACCGCGTGCGGGTACACGCGCATGAACAGCAGTGGGAGTTGGAGGTATTGGCGCTGGCTGAGATACGCGGCCCTGCCTCGGTCGCGCAAACGCTCTATGCAGAGACGGATACCAGTCGCTTAAAACGCGAGGAAAACGCAGACAGGCGTCGGCTATATCAGGAACCCGCTGTGCAGATCGCCGGTCGACCAACCAAGCGGGACCGGCGTCGCATCGACAAACTGGGTGATTGA
- the hutG gene encoding formimidoylglutamase produces MLVQAEPTVWQGRVDAEEGPLGLRWHQTVHRVDAESVGAPLANTVALAGFACDAGVARNHGRTGAQAGPNAIRKMLANLPARAGRVVVDAGDVTCQGDALEAAQDELSGVLHDLLDRGAFPIALGGGHEIAWASFGGLARHLAGKSKDAPRIGILNLDAHFDLRAGERGSSGTPFRQIAEDCGRRGWPFHYACLGVSTYANTEALFARARQLGVRWMHDDEMDIMQLAHVLQVVEVFLSQVDHVYLTMCLDVLPAGVAPGVSAPSARGVSMDVIEPIVDRVVSSGKLRLADVAELNPSLDIDNHTARVAARLVARVADGIGLQGTAHG; encoded by the coding sequence ATGCTCGTCCAAGCTGAACCCACCGTCTGGCAGGGCCGCGTCGATGCCGAAGAGGGCCCGCTGGGCCTGCGCTGGCACCAGACGGTCCACCGCGTTGATGCCGAAAGTGTCGGCGCGCCGCTGGCCAATACCGTTGCGCTGGCGGGTTTCGCGTGCGACGCGGGTGTCGCGCGCAACCACGGGCGCACCGGCGCGCAGGCCGGCCCGAACGCCATCCGCAAGATGCTCGCCAACCTGCCGGCGCGTGCCGGTCGCGTGGTCGTCGATGCGGGCGACGTGACGTGCCAGGGCGATGCGCTGGAAGCGGCGCAGGACGAGCTGTCTGGCGTGCTGCACGATCTGCTCGACCGCGGTGCGTTCCCGATCGCGCTGGGTGGTGGGCATGAGATTGCGTGGGCTTCGTTCGGCGGCTTGGCGCGGCATCTGGCAGGCAAGTCGAAGGACGCACCGCGCATCGGCATCCTCAACCTCGATGCGCATTTCGATCTGCGCGCGGGTGAGCGCGGCAGCTCCGGCACCCCGTTCCGCCAGATCGCCGAAGACTGCGGGCGACGCGGCTGGCCGTTCCACTACGCCTGCCTGGGCGTGAGCACCTACGCCAACACCGAGGCGTTGTTTGCCCGCGCCCGCCAGCTCGGCGTGCGCTGGATGCATGACGACGAGATGGACATCATGCAGCTCGCCCATGTGCTGCAGGTGGTAGAGGTGTTCTTGAGCCAGGTCGACCATGTGTATCTGACGATGTGCCTGGATGTTCTGCCGGCCGGCGTCGCCCCCGGCGTGAGCGCACCGTCCGCACGCGGCGTGTCGATGGACGTGATCGAGCCCATCGTCGATCGCGTGGTGAGCTCCGGCAAGCTGCGGCTGGCGGATGTGGCGGAACTCAACCCGTCGCTCGACATTGACAACCACACGGCACGTGTCGCCGCCCGCCTGGTTGCACGGGTGGCCGATGGCATTGGCCTGCAAGGAACCGCTCATGGCTGA
- the hemH gene encoding ferrochelatase has product MPFLPEPLFQHGQPDRTAILLVNLGTPDGTSPREVGRYLRQFLSDPRVVEIPRAAWWFILNVLILPLRSRASAHKYESIWLREANMTGSPLLVYSERQAHALQQLLNAQGHDVVVACAMRYGNPSIPSVMQALRKQGVERILVLPMYPQYSGTTTATAFDEVFRVLGEMRNQPELRLVKHFHDEPAYINALHQQVGAYWAQHGAPDFAHGDKLLLSFHGVPRRTLELGDPYHCECLKTGRLLGEALGLQPGQYLVTFQSRFGRAEWLQPYTAPTLEELGRVGTNRVDVFCPGFPADCLETLEEIAMEGQSTFRVAGGKDFHYIPCLNDNEAWIAGIADIALAHLQGWPLTLTHPHVLEASRTRAQSKGAAA; this is encoded by the coding sequence ATGCCCTTTTTGCCCGAACCTCTGTTCCAGCACGGTCAGCCCGATCGCACGGCGATCCTGCTGGTCAACCTCGGTACACCCGACGGCACCTCGCCGCGCGAGGTTGGCCGCTACTTGCGTCAATTTCTGTCCGACCCGCGCGTGGTGGAGATTCCGCGCGCCGCGTGGTGGTTCATCCTCAACGTGCTGATCCTGCCGCTGCGCTCGCGGGCGTCGGCGCACAAGTACGAGAGCATCTGGCTGCGCGAGGCCAACATGACGGGCTCGCCGCTGCTCGTCTATAGCGAGCGCCAGGCGCATGCGCTGCAGCAGTTGCTCAACGCGCAGGGCCACGACGTGGTGGTCGCCTGTGCGATGCGCTACGGCAATCCGTCGATTCCGTCGGTCATGCAAGCGCTGCGCAAGCAGGGCGTGGAACGCATCCTCGTACTGCCGATGTATCCGCAGTATTCCGGCACCACTACGGCCACGGCGTTCGACGAAGTCTTCCGCGTGCTGGGCGAGATGCGCAATCAGCCTGAACTGCGGCTGGTCAAGCATTTCCATGACGAGCCCGCCTATATCAACGCGCTGCATCAGCAGGTCGGCGCGTACTGGGCGCAGCACGGTGCGCCGGACTTTGCACACGGCGACAAGCTGCTGCTGTCCTTTCATGGCGTGCCGCGCCGCACGCTAGAACTGGGCGATCCCTACCACTGCGAATGCCTGAAGACCGGCCGCTTGCTGGGCGAGGCGCTTGGTTTGCAGCCAGGGCAGTACCTCGTCACCTTCCAGTCGCGCTTCGGCCGGGCGGAGTGGCTGCAGCCGTACACCGCGCCCACGCTGGAAGAGCTTGGCCGCGTCGGCACCAACCGTGTCGACGTGTTTTGTCCGGGTTTCCCTGCCGACTGTTTGGAAACGCTGGAGGAGATCGCCATGGAAGGGCAGTCCACTTTCCGTGTTGCCGGCGGCAAGGACTTTCACTACATCCCATGCCTGAACGACAACGAGGCTTGGATTGCGGGCATTGCGGACATCGCACTGGCGCATCTGCAGGGCTGGCCGCTCACACTTACGCATCCGCATGTGCTGGAAGCCAGCCGCACACGCGCCCAGAGCAAGGGAGCCGCCGCGTGA
- the rnk gene encoding nucleoside diphosphate kinase regulator, producing the protein MSAAVIYLTELDLTRLENAAARAGSSSPLAELVDDLIARANVVPGNKIPANVVTMNSVVRVVDDAGAEQEWTLVYPEEANVASAKLSVLSPMGAALLGQREGKSVKYTAPNGVKHGLRIERVAFQPEASGQHTL; encoded by the coding sequence ATGTCCGCAGCCGTCATCTACCTGACCGAGCTCGACCTCACCCGCCTGGAAAACGCCGCCGCCCGCGCTGGCAGCAGTTCGCCGCTGGCCGAGCTCGTCGATGACCTCATCGCCCGTGCCAACGTGGTACCTGGCAACAAGATTCCCGCCAACGTGGTGACGATGAACTCGGTGGTCCGTGTGGTGGATGACGCCGGCGCGGAGCAGGAGTGGACGCTGGTGTACCCGGAAGAGGCCAACGTGGCGTCGGCCAAGCTGTCGGTGCTCTCGCCCATGGGCGCAGCGCTGCTGGGCCAGCGCGAGGGCAAGTCGGTCAAGTACACCGCGCCCAACGGTGTCAAGCATGGGCTACGCATCGAGCGTGTCGCCTTTCAACCCGAGGCCAGCGGCCAGCACACGCTGTAA